A window of the Salvelinus sp. IW2-2015 linkage group LG3, ASM291031v2, whole genome shotgun sequence genome harbors these coding sequences:
- the LOC111950833 gene encoding arg8-vasotocin receptor-like isoform X1, which produces MNISGSALFPSQSSLNLMDDNLKIGFDLTSKPVLMEDQGNNTGALGNSSDPFGRNEEVAKIEITVLSVTFVVAVVGNLSVLLAMYMSRRKPSRMHLFMKHLSLADLVVAFFQVLPQLCWEITFRFYGPDFLCRIVKHLQVLGMFASTYMMVMMTLDRYIAICHPMQTLHQPTQRAYMMIGATWVCSLALSMPQYFIFSLSEVHPGSAVYDCWGHFIQPWGVRAYITWITVGIFLVPVAVLMLCYGFICRAIWRNIKYKTQKGTSVMALATKNGLIGTSSVSSVTTISRAKLRTVKMTFVIVLAYVVCWAPFFTVQMWSVWDESFSWVDSENTAVTLSALLASLNSCCNPWIYMIFSGHLLSDMVHCLPCCRRLLRKFGHQDSNSSIRRTTLLTRVPPPALPHRSSEKSSCKDCIHNSHRNCQSIPVES; this is translated from the exons ATGAACATCTCCGGAAGCGCACTTTTCCCTTCACAGAGCTCACTCAACCTCATGGATGACAATTTGAAGATAGGCTTCGACCTCACGAGCAAGCCGGTGTTGATGGAGGATCAAGGGAACAACACTGGCGCTCTTGGGAACTCCAGCGACCCGTTTGGCCGGAATGAGGAGGTCGCCAAGATCGAGATCACGGTACTTAGCGTGACATTCGTGGTGGCTGTGGTGGGGAACCTGAGCGTACTGCTGGCCATGTACATGAGCCGACGGAAGCCCTCGCGCATGCACCTGTTCATGAAGCATCTGAGCCTCGCGGACTTGGTAGTGGCCTTTTTCCAGGTGCTACCGCAGCTCTGTTGGGAGATCACCTTCCGCTTCTACGGGCCTGACTTCCTGTGCCGCATCGTCAAGCACCTGCAGGTGCTAGGGATGTTCGCGTCCACCtacatgatggtgatgatgacgcTGGACCGCTACATCGCCATCTGTCACCCGATGCAGACCCTTCACCAGCCCACGCAGCGCGCCTATATGATGATCGGGGCCACCTGGGTGTGTAGTCTTGCCCTGAGCATGCCCCAGTATTTTATCTTCTCCCTGAGCGAGGTCCACCCGGGCTCGGCCGTGTATGACTGCTGGGGACACTTCATCCAGCCGTGGGGCGTGCGCGCCTACATCACCTGGATCACCGTGGGCATCTTCCTCGTGCCCGTGGCCGTGCTTATGCTCTGCTACGGCTTCATCTGCCGAGCCATCTGGCGGAACATAAAGTACAAGACCCAGAAGGGCACTAGCGTGATGGCACTTGCGACCAAGAATGGGCTGATCGGGACGAGTTCAGTCAGCAGCGTCACCACCATCTCGCGCGCCAAGCTGCGCACAGTGAAAATGACTTTCGTGATCGTGCTGGCGTACGTGGTGTGCTGGGCTCCGTTTTTCACCGTGCAGATGTGGTCGGTGTGGGATGAGAGCTTCTCGTGGGTAG actccGAGAACACCGCAGTCACCCTCTCGGCTCTGCTGGCCAGTCTGAATAGCTGCTGTAACCCGTGGATCTACATGATCTTCAGCGGCCACCTCCTCTCTGACATGGTGCACTGTCTGCCGTGCTGCCGGAGGCTGCTCCGCAAATTCGGCCATCAAGACTCGAACAGCAGCATCCGCCGCACCACACTCCTGACCCGGGTACCGCCCCCGGCCCTACCCCATCGGAGCTCAGAGAAAAGCTCTTGCAAAGATTGCATCCACAACTCCCACAGGAACTGTCAATCAATCCCGGTGGAGTCTTAA
- the LOC111950833 gene encoding arg8-vasotocin receptor-like isoform X2 — protein sequence MNISGSALFPSQSSLNLMDDNLKIGFDLTSKPVLMEDQGNNTGALGNSSDPFGRNEEVAKIEITVLSVTFVVAVVGNLSVLLAMYMSRRKPSRMHLFMKHLSLADLVVAFFQVLPQLCWEITFRFYGPDFLCRIVKHLQVLGMFASTYMMVMMTLDRYIAICHPMQTLHQPTQRAYMMIGATWVCSLALSMPQYFIFSLSEVHPGSAVYDCWGHFIQPWGVRAYITWITVGIFLVPVAVLMLCYGFICRAIWRNIKYKTQKGTSVMALATKNGLIGTSSVSSVTTISRAKLRTVKMTFVIVLAYVVCWAPFFTVQMWSVWDESFSWTPRTPQSPSRLCWPV from the exons ATGAACATCTCCGGAAGCGCACTTTTCCCTTCACAGAGCTCACTCAACCTCATGGATGACAATTTGAAGATAGGCTTCGACCTCACGAGCAAGCCGGTGTTGATGGAGGATCAAGGGAACAACACTGGCGCTCTTGGGAACTCCAGCGACCCGTTTGGCCGGAATGAGGAGGTCGCCAAGATCGAGATCACGGTACTTAGCGTGACATTCGTGGTGGCTGTGGTGGGGAACCTGAGCGTACTGCTGGCCATGTACATGAGCCGACGGAAGCCCTCGCGCATGCACCTGTTCATGAAGCATCTGAGCCTCGCGGACTTGGTAGTGGCCTTTTTCCAGGTGCTACCGCAGCTCTGTTGGGAGATCACCTTCCGCTTCTACGGGCCTGACTTCCTGTGCCGCATCGTCAAGCACCTGCAGGTGCTAGGGATGTTCGCGTCCACCtacatgatggtgatgatgacgcTGGACCGCTACATCGCCATCTGTCACCCGATGCAGACCCTTCACCAGCCCACGCAGCGCGCCTATATGATGATCGGGGCCACCTGGGTGTGTAGTCTTGCCCTGAGCATGCCCCAGTATTTTATCTTCTCCCTGAGCGAGGTCCACCCGGGCTCGGCCGTGTATGACTGCTGGGGACACTTCATCCAGCCGTGGGGCGTGCGCGCCTACATCACCTGGATCACCGTGGGCATCTTCCTCGTGCCCGTGGCCGTGCTTATGCTCTGCTACGGCTTCATCTGCCGAGCCATCTGGCGGAACATAAAGTACAAGACCCAGAAGGGCACTAGCGTGATGGCACTTGCGACCAAGAATGGGCTGATCGGGACGAGTTCAGTCAGCAGCGTCACCACCATCTCGCGCGCCAAGCTGCGCACAGTGAAAATGACTTTCGTGATCGTGCTGGCGTACGTGGTGTGCTGGGCTCCGTTTTTCACCGTGCAGATGTGGTCGGTGTGGGATGAGAGCTTCTCGTGG actccGAGAACACCGCAGTCACCCTCTCGGCTCTGCTGGCCAGTCTGA